In a single window of the Nodularia spumigena CCY9414 genome:
- a CDS encoding NAD-dependent epimerase/dehydratase family protein, with protein sequence MRILIMGGTRFIGVYLTQLLVEQGHEVVLFNRGNRPVPHLPGVGQIIGDRTNATQLKEKLSSEKFDVIFDNNGRELTDTQPLAEIFQDQVQHFVYMSSAGVYLKSDQLPHIEGDTVDPKSRHRGKHETEAYLMQQNLPVTSIRPTYIYGPQNYNDLESWFFDRIVRDRPIPIPGNGLHITQLGHVKDLATAMSQVIGNSQAIRQIYNISGDRFVTFDGLARACAVAAGKSPDAVKIVHYDPKKFDFGKRKAFPMRVQHFFASVNKAMTELAWQPEYDLISGLADSLENDYLKTGRDKAEVDFSMDEEILQAV encoded by the coding sequence ATGCGAATTTTGATCATGGGTGGTACTAGGTTTATTGGTGTTTACCTGACTCAACTGCTGGTAGAACAAGGACATGAGGTTGTATTGTTCAATCGTGGTAATCGTCCAGTACCTCATTTGCCGGGAGTAGGACAAATTATAGGCGATCGCACTAACGCCACTCAATTAAAAGAAAAATTATCATCAGAAAAATTTGATGTAATTTTTGACAATAATGGTCGCGAACTTACTGATACTCAACCATTAGCAGAAATTTTTCAAGACCAAGTGCAACATTTTGTTTATATGAGTTCGGCGGGGGTGTATCTTAAATCTGACCAATTACCTCACATAGAAGGCGATACAGTCGATCCGAAAAGTCGTCACCGGGGTAAGCATGAAACTGAAGCTTACTTGATGCAGCAGAATTTACCTGTTACCTCGATTCGCCCCACGTATATTTACGGGCCGCAAAATTATAACGATTTGGAAAGCTGGTTTTTTGATAGAATTGTACGCGATCGCCCTATACCGATTCCGGGAAATGGCTTACATATTACCCAGTTAGGTCATGTCAAAGATTTAGCCACGGCGATGTCACAGGTAATTGGTAATTCACAAGCCATAAGACAAATTTATAATATTTCAGGCGATCGCTTTGTCACCTTCGATGGTTTAGCCCGTGCTTGTGCGGTAGCGGCTGGTAAATCACCCGATGCAGTCAAAATTGTGCATTACGACCCCAAAAAATTCGATTTTGGCAAACGTAAAGCTTTCCCCATGCGAGTGCAGCATTTCTTCGCCTCTGTGAACAAAGCTATGACAGAATTAGCTTGGCAACCCGAATATGATTTAATTTCCGGGCTGGCTGATTCCCTAGAAAACGATTATCTGAAAACTGGGCGGGATAAAGCTGAGGTTGATTTCTCTATGGATGAAGAGATTTTGCAAGCTGTCTAG
- the rfbB gene encoding dTDP-glucose 4,6-dehydratase, translating to MLTILVTGGAGFIGANFVLLARQLGWANVINLDKLTYASNLGTLAELQGDKNYHFVQGDIGNLELVGYLLEKYQPDAIINFAAESHVDRSILSPEDFIQTNVVGTFKLLEASRFYWQKLSASKQSEFRFLHVSTDEVYGSLNPKDPAFCEDTPYAPNSPYAASKAASDHFVRAYYHTYGFPTLTTNCSNNYGPRQFPEKLIPLTILNAMEGKSLPIYGDGQNIRDWLYVIDHCEAINLVLQQGKVGETYNIGGINEKTNLIVVEKICAIIDELAPKPDFSHSSLITFVKDRPGHDRRYAIDCSKISDELGWQPHENFDSGLFKTVQWYLNNSDWINQVRSGEYKSWLKQNYENRVGGKS from the coding sequence ATGTTAACGATATTAGTTACAGGTGGGGCGGGTTTTATTGGTGCTAATTTTGTCCTCCTAGCAAGACAGTTAGGATGGGCTAATGTAATTAATTTGGATAAGTTAACTTATGCTAGTAATTTAGGAACTTTAGCTGAGTTACAAGGTGATAAAAATTATCATTTTGTCCAAGGAGATATTGGTAATTTAGAGTTAGTCGGTTATTTATTAGAAAAATATCAGCCAGATGCAATTATCAATTTTGCTGCTGAAAGTCATGTTGACCGTTCTATTTTGAGTCCTGAAGATTTTATTCAGACTAATGTAGTCGGTACATTTAAGTTATTAGAAGCAAGTCGATTTTATTGGCAAAAATTATCAGCTTCAAAACAGTCAGAATTTCGCTTTCTGCACGTCTCTACAGATGAAGTATACGGCTCACTTAATCCGAAAGATCCAGCTTTTTGCGAAGATACACCCTATGCACCCAATAGTCCTTATGCAGCATCTAAAGCAGCTTCTGACCATTTTGTAAGAGCTTATTATCACACTTATGGATTCCCTACTTTAACAACAAATTGCTCTAACAATTATGGTCCGCGTCAGTTTCCTGAAAAACTGATTCCTTTGACTATCCTTAATGCTATGGAAGGTAAATCATTACCTATATATGGGGATGGACAAAATATCAGAGATTGGCTTTATGTTATCGACCATTGCGAGGCTATTAACCTAGTTTTGCAACAGGGAAAAGTTGGCGAAACTTATAATATTGGTGGAATTAACGAAAAAACTAACTTGATAGTTGTGGAAAAAATTTGTGCAATTATCGATGAATTAGCGCCTAAACCTGATTTTTCCCACTCTTCATTAATTACCTTTGTCAAAGACCGTCCGGGACATGATCGAAGATATGCAATTGATTGTAGTAAAATTAGTGATGAATTAGGTTGGCAACCTCACGAAAATTTCGATAGTGGTTTATTCAAAACTGTGCAATGGTATCTCAATAACTCTGATTGGATTAATCAGGTACGTTCAGGAGAATATAAGTCATGGTTAAAACAAAACTATGAAAATCGTGTTGGGGGTAAGAGTTAA
- a CDS encoding SMP-30/gluconolactonase/LRE family protein, whose translation MTELLPNSLHNVLEVRARLAEGPIWDSTQQLLYWVDIYNHRVHRFYPATGKDEYFDVGDVVGAISPAGDNRLIIALRHQLAFLDTQTGLVTTIIEIEPDRQNNRLNDGKCDPQGRFWFGSMSSEATQANLYRYDHDGSLHIMETGLTISNGLGWSPDQKTFYLTDSPQQKIYAYDFDSATGNISNRRIVVDLTNESFYPDGLTIDSEGYIWSAMWNGWCVIRFSPSGEEVFRIQLPVPLVTSCTFGGEDLQTLYITTASVGLQQDEIDKSFYSGDLFAFKSEVSGLPTYGFQG comes from the coding sequence ATGACGGAATTATTACCAAATTCACTCCATAACGTGTTAGAGGTGCGCGCCCGGTTAGCCGAAGGCCCCATCTGGGATTCTACACAGCAGTTGCTGTATTGGGTTGATATTTATAACCATCGAGTACATAGATTTTATCCGGCTACAGGCAAAGATGAGTATTTTGATGTGGGAGATGTGGTTGGTGCAATATCACCAGCAGGGGATAATCGCTTAATCATCGCATTGCGCCATCAATTGGCATTCCTAGACACTCAGACGGGCTTAGTTACCACAATTATCGAAATTGAACCTGATAGACAAAACAACCGCCTTAATGACGGTAAATGCGACCCTCAAGGACGTTTTTGGTTTGGTTCCATGTCTTCAGAAGCAACTCAAGCCAATTTGTACCGTTATGACCATGATGGTTCACTACATATCATGGAAACAGGACTAACTATTTCTAACGGTTTGGGTTGGAGTCCTGATCAAAAAACATTTTATTTGACTGATTCTCCTCAACAAAAAATCTACGCTTACGATTTTGACTCGGCGACAGGTAATATTAGTAATCGGCGGATTGTGGTTGATTTAACTAATGAATCCTTCTATCCTGATGGGTTGACTATCGATAGCGAAGGCTACATTTGGTCAGCTATGTGGAATGGTTGGTGTGTGATTCGTTTTAGCCCCAGTGGTGAGGAAGTATTCAGAATACAGTTACCTGTCCCATTGGTGACTAGCTGCACTTTTGGAGGTGAGGATTTGCAAACACTTTATATTACTACGGCTTCTGTGGGACTCCAGCAAGATGAAATTGACAAAAGTTTCTATTCTGGTGATTTGTTTGCTTTCAAGTCTGAGGTTTCTGGATTACCTACATACGGTTTTCAGGGTTAG
- a CDS encoding 5-formyltetrahydrofolate cyclo-ligase: protein MGKVDLRRSLIQKRQSMSVGEWRERSDRICIQLQGSLLFRQAKTILAYFSFRQEPDLSLLFTDYHYNWGFPRCVGKSLDWHIWKPDDSLQVGAFGITEPLPHAPSITPAEVDLILVPCVACDYDKYRLGYGGGYYDRLLSSPDWANTPTIGVVFDFAYLSQLPIESWDKPLQSVISENYYT from the coding sequence ATGGGGAAGGTTGATTTACGTCGGAGTCTCATACAAAAACGGCAATCAATGTCTGTGGGAGAATGGCGGGAACGTAGCGATCGCATTTGTATACAATTGCAAGGTTCTCTTCTATTTCGTCAAGCTAAAACAATACTCGCTTATTTTAGCTTTCGTCAAGAACCTGATTTGAGTCTCTTGTTTACAGATTATCATTATAATTGGGGCTTTCCACGCTGCGTTGGTAAGTCTCTTGATTGGCATATCTGGAAACCTGACGATTCTCTTCAAGTCGGTGCTTTTGGTATTACTGAACCATTACCCCACGCTCCAAGTATCACACCTGCGGAGGTTGATTTGATTCTGGTTCCCTGTGTGGCTTGCGACTATGACAAATATCGTCTGGGTTATGGTGGTGGATATTATGATCGTTTACTCAGTTCACCGGATTGGGCAAATACGCCTACTATAGGTGTTGTCTTTGATTTTGCTTATTTATCCCAATTACCTATTGAAAGTTGGGATAAACCTTTACAATCTGTTATTAGTGAAAACTACTATACTTGA
- a CDS encoding carbohydrate ABC transporter permease — MPNSRLKIILIYGLLGAIALVMLFPLLWLISTALKSPTENILQSPPQLLPSQPTLNNFFTVWRSLPFAQYLYNSTLVAVLTVGLNVLFCALAAYPLARLSFVGRNAIFLAIVSTIMIPFQIVMIPLYILTVQLGLRNTYLGIIFPSLASAFGIFLLRQAFIGVPKELEEAARMDGSSELGLWWHIMLPAIRPALVTLSIFVFIGAWSDFLWPLIVIQDESLYTLPLGVAKLEGTFSLDWRLVAAGSIISIAPILLLFLFLQRYIVPTETGSGVKG, encoded by the coding sequence ATGCCCAACTCACGACTGAAAATTATTTTAATCTACGGGTTATTAGGCGCGATCGCACTGGTGATGCTTTTTCCTTTGCTGTGGCTCATCAGTACAGCTTTGAAGTCTCCAACAGAAAATATTTTACAGTCGCCGCCGCAGTTATTACCCAGTCAACCCACACTCAATAACTTCTTTACTGTCTGGCGATCGCTACCTTTTGCACAATACCTCTATAACAGTACCTTAGTGGCAGTGCTGACTGTGGGTTTAAATGTCCTGTTTTGTGCTTTAGCTGCTTACCCCTTAGCCAGACTGTCATTTGTGGGGCGAAACGCCATTTTTCTTGCCATCGTCTCTACAATCATGATTCCGTTTCAAATCGTCATGATTCCTTTGTATATTTTGACAGTCCAATTAGGTTTAAGAAATACTTATTTAGGGATCATTTTTCCCAGTTTAGCATCAGCTTTTGGCATTTTTTTACTGCGACAAGCTTTTATAGGTGTCCCCAAAGAACTAGAAGAAGCTGCCCGCATGGATGGTAGTTCTGAGTTAGGCTTATGGTGGCATATTATGTTACCAGCAATTCGCCCAGCATTAGTCACCTTGTCTATTTTCGTATTCATCGGTGCTTGGAGCGACTTTCTTTGGCCGTTAATTGTCATCCAAGATGAAAGTTTATATACCTTACCCTTGGGAGTCGCAAAGTTAGAGGGTACATTTTCTTTAGACTGGCGCTTAGTAGCTGCTGGTTCCATAATTTCTATTGCCCCAATCCTGCTATTATTTTTATTTTTACAGCGTTACATTGTACCTACAGAAACTGGTAGTGGTGTCAAGGGGTAA
- the pgsA gene encoding CDP-diacylglycerol--glycerol-3-phosphate 3-phosphatidyltransferase — translation MNLPNAITFSRLLGIPFLLYGLYNPTPQARWICLTIFLVAALTDWLDGYLARKLNQITDLGKFLDPLVDKLLVLAPLLVLVELERIPAWGVFVILARELAIAGWRVNQTTITGANIWGKLKTVSQIIAISLLIAPLSTLWETPSMIAFWISVALTLISGGIYLIPPAKNPT, via the coding sequence ATGAATTTACCCAACGCGATTACATTTTCTCGACTTTTGGGAATCCCATTTTTACTGTATGGATTATATAATCCCACACCCCAAGCCAGATGGATATGTTTAACAATATTTTTAGTCGCAGCGTTAACTGACTGGTTAGATGGCTATTTGGCGCGAAAACTCAACCAAATTACTGATTTGGGTAAATTTCTTGATCCTTTAGTAGATAAATTACTGGTACTTGCGCCGTTATTGGTGTTAGTTGAACTAGAACGTATTCCAGCTTGGGGCGTGTTTGTAATTTTAGCACGGGAATTGGCGATCGCCGGGTGGCGAGTAAATCAAACGACAATCACAGGGGCGAATATTTGGGGTAAACTGAAAACAGTTAGTCAAATCATAGCCATATCGCTGTTAATTGCACCCTTATCTACCCTTTGGGAAACTCCCTCTATGATTGCTTTTTGGATTTCTGTAGCATTAACCTTAATTTCCGGAGGAATTTATCTCATTCCACCTGCAAAAAATCCCACTTAA
- a CDS encoding Uma2 family endonuclease, with translation MIKTPTRQISLEEFLQLPETEPASEYINGEIIQKPMHQGKHSTIQGELVTTINNVVKPRKIALAFPELRCTFGERSIVPDVAVFAWGRIPVDEKGNIANVFNTYPDWTIEILSPQQSTIKVTRNILHCLNHGTSLGWLIDPEEHNVLVYPHNQQPIFLENEQDILPVPELVGDFQLTLGQLFDCLKL, from the coding sequence ATGATAAAAACACCAACTCGCCAAATAAGTTTAGAAGAATTTTTGCAATTACCAGAAACCGAACCAGCCAGTGAATATATCAACGGCGAAATCATTCAAAAACCCATGCATCAAGGTAAACATAGTACAATTCAAGGTGAATTAGTTACTACAATTAATAATGTAGTCAAACCTCGCAAAATCGCTTTAGCCTTTCCAGAATTACGCTGTACATTTGGCGAACGCTCTATTGTTCCAGATGTGGCTGTATTTGCATGGGGGAGAATTCCTGTTGATGAAAAAGGCAATATTGCCAATGTGTTTAATACCTATCCAGATTGGACAATTGAAATCCTCTCTCCTCAACAAAGTACAATCAAAGTTACCAGAAATATTTTACATTGTTTAAATCATGGTACTAGCTTAGGTTGGTTAATTGACCCAGAAGAACATAACGTTTTAGTTTATCCACATAATCAGCAACCAATATTTTTAGAAAATGAACAAGATATATTACCAGTACCCGAATTAGTCGGTGATTTCCAGTTGACATTAGGGCAATTATTTGATTGTTTAAAATTATGA
- the gmd gene encoding GDP-mannose 4,6-dehydratase, protein MNQKKRALITGITGQDGSYLSEFLLEQGYQVHGIIRRTSTFNTDRIDHMYEDPHKEGARLFLHYGDLTDGTTIRRILEQVQPTEIYNLGAQSHVRVSFDSPEYTVDAVGMGTLRLLEAIRDYQKRTGIQVRFYQAGSSEMFGLVQAVPQSETTPFYPRSPYACAKVYAHWQTVNYRESYNLFACNGILFNHESPRRGETFVTRKITRAVAKIVAGKQKKIYMGNLDSKRDWGYAKDYVRAMWLMLQQDQPEDYVIATGETYSVRQFLEKAFGYVNLKWEDYVKFDDRYIRPAEVDLLIGDPTKAKQKLGWEPSVTFDELVALMVEADLQALGHTSPNGNGIASDDMATIRQELGDLHF, encoded by the coding sequence ATGAACCAAAAAAAGCGCGCGTTAATTACTGGTATTACTGGTCAAGATGGTTCATACCTCAGTGAGTTTTTGCTAGAGCAAGGTTATCAGGTGCATGGTATTATTCGCCGGACTTCTACCTTCAACACAGACCGCATCGATCATATGTACGAAGACCCTCACAAAGAGGGAGCGCGGTTGTTTCTTCACTACGGCGACTTGACCGATGGTACGACCATACGCAGAATTTTAGAACAAGTTCAGCCCACAGAAATTTATAATTTGGGCGCTCAATCTCATGTTAGAGTCAGCTTTGATTCACCGGAATATACAGTTGACGCAGTAGGAATGGGAACACTGCGTTTACTAGAAGCCATCCGTGACTACCAGAAACGCACAGGAATTCAGGTGCGTTTCTATCAAGCAGGTTCCTCGGAAATGTTTGGTTTAGTGCAAGCAGTACCCCAAAGCGAAACTACGCCGTTTTATCCCCGCAGCCCCTATGCTTGTGCTAAAGTTTATGCCCACTGGCAAACGGTGAATTACCGTGAGTCTTATAATTTGTTTGCTTGTAATGGCATATTGTTTAACCACGAATCACCACGTCGGGGTGAAACTTTTGTCACCCGCAAAATTACCAGAGCAGTCGCCAAAATTGTGGCTGGTAAACAGAAGAAAATTTATATGGGTAATCTCGATTCCAAACGAGATTGGGGCTATGCTAAGGATTACGTGCGGGCAATGTGGCTGATGTTGCAGCAAGACCAGCCGGAAGACTACGTAATTGCGACTGGTGAAACTTACTCGGTGCGGCAATTTTTAGAAAAAGCTTTTGGTTATGTCAACCTTAAATGGGAAGATTATGTCAAATTTGACGATCGCTATATCCGTCCGGCAGAAGTAGACTTGTTAATTGGTGATCCTACCAAGGCCAAACAAAAGCTGGGTTGGGAACCTTCAGTCACCTTTGACGAATTGGTGGCTCTCATGGTAGAAGCAGATTTACAAGCTTTGGGTCATACTTCACCCAATGGCAATGGTATAGCTTCTGATGATATGGCTACTATTCGTCAAGAACTCGGCGATCTCCATTTCTGA
- a CDS encoding GDP-L-fucose synthase family protein encodes MTALELENNRILVTGGAGFLGRQVISQLCKAGADRAKITVTRSREHDLRVMENCQRAVDQQDIIIHLAAHVGGIGLNREKPAELFYDNLIMGTQLIHAAYQAGVAKFVCVGTICAYPKFTPVPFKEDDLWNGYPEETNAPYGIAKKALLVQLQSYRQQYGFNGIYLLPVNLYGPEDNFDPSSSHVIPALIRKVHEAQIKGEKQLPVWGDGSPTREFLYSEDAARGIVMGTISYNDSEAVNLGTGEEISIRDLITLICELMEFDGEIVWETNQPNGQPRRCLDTERAKQAFNFTAQVSFRQGLKNTIEWYRQNAV; translated from the coding sequence ATGACCGCCTTAGAACTAGAAAATAACCGGATTCTCGTGACTGGTGGCGCTGGTTTTCTCGGCCGTCAGGTGATTTCGCAACTGTGTAAAGCTGGGGCTGATCGTGCGAAAATTACAGTCACGCGATCGCGTGAACATGATTTACGTGTCATGGAAAATTGCCAGCGTGCAGTTGACCAACAAGACATAATTATCCACTTAGCAGCTCACGTCGGCGGTATTGGTCTCAACCGCGAAAAACCCGCAGAGTTATTTTACGATAACTTGATTATGGGTACTCAACTGATTCACGCAGCCTATCAAGCTGGAGTCGCCAAATTTGTCTGTGTGGGTACAATTTGCGCTTATCCCAAATTTACACCAGTACCATTTAAAGAAGATGACCTCTGGAATGGCTACCCAGAAGAAACTAACGCTCCTTACGGAATTGCCAAGAAGGCGCTTTTAGTGCAATTACAATCTTACCGTCAACAGTATGGCTTCAATGGCATTTACTTGTTACCAGTAAATTTATACGGCCCTGAAGATAATTTTGACCCCAGCAGTTCCCACGTGATTCCGGCTTTAATTCGCAAGGTACACGAAGCCCAAATCAAAGGAGAAAAACAACTTCCTGTTTGGGGTGATGGTAGTCCTACCCGTGAATTTCTCTATTCAGAAGATGCGGCGCGCGGCATTGTTATGGGTACTATATCCTACAATGACTCGGAAGCGGTTAATTTGGGAACCGGTGAGGAAATCTCTATCCGTGATTTAATTACTCTGATCTGCGAATTGATGGAGTTTGATGGTGAAATTGTCTGGGAAACGAATCAGCCCAATGGTCAACCCCGGCGCTGTTTGGATACTGAACGGGCTAAACAGGCTTTTAATTTTACGGCTCAGGTCAGTTTTAGGCAAGGGCTAAAAAATACGATTGAGTGGTATCGACAAAACGCTGTATAG
- a CDS encoding glycosyltransferase, producing the protein MSLKYALVHEWLTPKATGGSELVVQEILNHIDANLYALIDFESSNPESYLYQRQIGTTFLQHLPYARNGVQKYLPLLPLAIEQLDLRQYEVILSSSHAVAKGVLTTPDQLHICYCHTPMRYAWDLTFDYLHQSKLGTGSAGWVTRYLLHRLRQWDVLSANRVDYFIANSQHTARRIWRCYRREATVIYPPVNVDNLPFLPHKADFYLTVSRLVSYKQVSLIVKAFNQLQLPLVIIGTGPEMPKIRELANSNIQILGWQPDDVVKKYMAEAKAFVYAACEDFGIALVEAQACGTPVIAYGAGGALETVRDLRSCVDTATGIFFRTQTEAAVMEAVEKFEIYQNAFNLEYMRSHASQFSLQVFAERYLKFIEQCNQEKTSSKR; encoded by the coding sequence GTGTCCTTGAAATACGCTTTGGTTCATGAGTGGCTGACACCAAAAGCCACAGGCGGTTCAGAACTAGTTGTGCAGGAAATTCTGAATCACATTGATGCCAATTTATACGCCCTAATTGATTTTGAATCCAGCAATCCTGAAAGTTATTTATACCAACGTCAGATTGGCACAACCTTTCTCCAACACTTGCCTTATGCTCGTAATGGTGTGCAAAAATACCTTCCTTTGTTGCCATTGGCCATTGAACAATTGGATTTACGCCAGTATGAGGTAATTTTATCCTCCTCCCACGCTGTCGCTAAAGGAGTTCTCACAACCCCCGATCAGTTGCATATTTGTTACTGCCATACCCCCATGCGCTATGCTTGGGACTTAACTTTTGATTACCTGCACCAAAGTAAGTTAGGAACGGGTTCAGCTGGCTGGGTAACTCGGTATTTATTGCATCGTTTGCGCCAGTGGGATGTCTTGAGTGCTAATCGTGTTGATTACTTCATCGCTAATTCCCAGCACACAGCTCGTCGGATTTGGCGCTGCTATCGCCGAGAAGCAACAGTCATTTATCCCCCTGTGAATGTAGATAATTTGCCATTTTTGCCTCATAAAGCAGATTTTTATCTCACAGTTTCCCGGTTAGTCAGTTACAAACAAGTATCTTTAATAGTCAAAGCTTTTAATCAATTACAACTACCATTGGTAATCATTGGTACAGGGCCAGAAATGCCAAAAATTCGCGAGTTAGCCAATTCTAATATTCAAATATTGGGATGGCAACCCGATGATGTGGTAAAAAAATATATGGCCGAAGCTAAGGCGTTTGTATATGCAGCTTGTGAAGATTTTGGCATAGCCTTAGTTGAAGCACAAGCTTGTGGTACTCCAGTGATTGCTTACGGTGCAGGAGGTGCTTTAGAAACAGTCCGAGATTTACGATCTTGTGTGGATACAGCCACGGGGATATTTTTCAGAACACAAACAGAAGCAGCTGTAATGGAGGCAGTAGAAAAATTTGAAATTTATCAAAATGCTTTCAATCTTGAGTATATGCGATCGCACGCTTCCCAGTTTTCATTACAAGTTTTTGCCGAGCGCTATCTCAAATTTATAGAGCAATGCAACCAAGAAAAAACCTCCTCAAAGCGATGA
- a CDS encoding sugar transferase gives MTAQRSLLSGKRYLPFKNDKAQRQDTSASTRTFLRRGQKTKTPKLKPKGLSVQGLNGEFAKRLFDIVFSLLVLILFFPVYLILSLLIAFSSEGPIFYIQKRVGKNYKTFNCIKFRTMVSNADEMLMQMMATSPQLRQEFESSFKLKQDPRITKIGQFLRITSLDEFPQFWNVLKGDMSVVGPRPLVASELPKYGCHIDHILTIRPGITGLWQVSGRNDIPYPRRVQIDLHYVKFRNFWLDLWIIFKTIDVVIIPKNNGAY, from the coding sequence ATGACTGCCCAGAGATCACTCCTCTCCGGCAAGCGATACCTACCCTTCAAGAATGACAAAGCCCAACGGCAAGATACTAGCGCGTCTACGCGTACTTTTTTAAGACGCGGCCAAAAAACCAAAACGCCTAAGCTCAAACCCAAAGGTTTGTCTGTTCAGGGTTTAAACGGAGAGTTCGCTAAACGACTGTTTGATATAGTGTTTTCTCTGTTGGTGTTGATTTTGTTCTTCCCCGTCTATTTAATTTTGTCCTTGCTGATTGCTTTTAGCTCAGAAGGCCCAATTTTTTATATCCAGAAACGGGTAGGCAAAAACTACAAGACCTTCAATTGTATTAAATTCCGGACAATGGTCAGCAATGCCGACGAAATGCTCATGCAAATGATGGCAACATCCCCCCAGTTGCGTCAAGAATTCGAGAGCAGTTTTAAGCTGAAACAAGACCCCCGGATTACCAAAATTGGTCAATTTTTACGAATTACCAGCTTGGACGAATTTCCCCAGTTCTGGAACGTTCTCAAAGGAGATATGAGTGTTGTTGGCCCCCGCCCCTTAGTAGCTTCAGAACTTCCTAAATATGGTTGTCACATTGATCATATTTTAACCATCCGTCCAGGAATTACTGGATTATGGCAAGTTTCTGGACGTAATGACATTCCTTACCCACGAAGAGTCCAAATAGACCTGCATTATGTCAAATTTAGAAACTTTTGGCTGGATTTATGGATAATATTTAAAACAATCGATGTGGTTATTATACCCAAAAATAACGGAGCCTACTGA